DNA from Neovison vison isolate M4711 chromosome 12, ASM_NN_V1, whole genome shotgun sequence:
TGACTGTGTCCAGGGAGGAGGCAGACACGCAGCAAAACAAGTCCTTGTCGCCAATTGGCAAGGCCGGTGCTCTCAAAAAAGATGGGGGGGGGTGTCCAAGGATGGTCAGCGGGGGCCACTCAAAGTGTCAGCCTCCACCAGCAGGGGTGTGGGTCAGAGCCCCTACTCAGCATCACTGAGGCAAGAAGGCTGTGGGAGTGGAGGCTGCTCCTGCCTGTGCGGAGAAGAAACTGGGGGCAGTGCTGGGCCCCCCGTGAAGATGGCGACCTGCAGCCTGTCCAGTGCTCCCCGGCGCGTGACCGGTCTGTGTCGTTGGCTTAGTTTTCCTTTGaggttctttccctctgccccctcccactgTGACGTCCAGTGGGAGGGGGGTAGTCTGTTGTTTCTTCGTGCTGGGCAAACAATGCTGACGGCTGGGGGGGCTCCAGGGAGGTGAACGGAGCCCTCACCCACAGAGAAAGGAGCGAACAGCGTTTGTCTGAGGACGACGTGGCTGGTGGGGGCTCTGGGGGAGCTTGGGTGCTGCCATTGAAAGCCCGAGTGAGGCATCAGGAAGGAGGCCCCAGTGTGGCCTGGAGCTCGGGGGCCACTGGGAGGCCACATGTCACGGCGCAGGGATGCCTGGAGGTCCGCCGTCCATCCTGCTTTGAGGACAATCCACTCCACACTGTGGAGTGCCAGGGCACATGGCATGGGACCTTGGTCTGGTCACTCTGACCAGTGTGGGGGTGGCCCTGGCAGAAAGAGCAGCGTACGTGGAGGACAAGACGATACACAGGCCCAGGACTGGCCGCCTtggcgggtgggggagggcgtCTTGGCCATGTGGCACCCTGACCTGTTCGACCCTCCTAGACCCCTCCTCTTCGTTTCTCCCCAATCCCCCTGGCCAGGCTCTTACTGCTGACACCCTTCAGTGGCTCTGAGGCCCGGCCCGCTGGCCTCTCCTGCCCTCACTCACTCACGCTGGTTCCAGCCTCTCTCAGCGGCTTTTTGGGGGGGTCCCCGGCCACACCCACAGCTCCTGTGGACTCAGGGCCTGGGCTCTCTCAGCTCCTTCCCGCGGGACCCTTGATGCTTCCTCCAGGCAGCCTTTCCTGCCTGCTGTgctctgcttcccaccctccctgcaAGGCCGCAGCCCGCCTGAACTGTCCCCTTGCCGCCTAATGGAAGGACAACGATGCCTTTTCTAGCCAGGCGACTCCCAAGCCAGGAGAGCCAGCGCCAGGTGGGAGCCCAGACGGGCGTTTCCAGGAGCCGCCCACCCTCAGGGGGCCCAGGGTCTCTGAGGAGCAGGCCCGCCGGCAGCCCTGAGCACCCGTGACTTCTGTGACTGTGGCTTCTGCTTCGAGAGGTGGGAGATGCTGGTGCTGtcctctctgggtgactgacagatGTCACAGATGAGGTGCGGTGACAGTGTTTGCTGGTGCGGAGTACTAGAACCCCCCTTTCTCCAAGACGCCCCCGGGGTTAGCCctggtggttaagcatctgccttctgctcaggtcatgatctcagcatcctgggactgagccccgtgtcgAGTCTCATGTCGGGCTCCGTACTTGACtaggcatctgcttctccctctcactttccctctgtgcggtctcctctctctctctctctctctctctctctcaaataaattaaaaatactggaagagaaaagaaaagaaaccacctTTCTGAACCCTGGGTGATGCCTGCCTGAcgggagcggggcgggggcgggggatggCTATCAGTGATACGGAAACAGACGAACAAAGAAAGGCTCAGGAATCACGAACCAAACCTAAAGGCCCAAGCTGGGGTGAATATACGCCAATGCGCCAGCGATCTTGCTCaaacctttaaagattttatttatttatttgacagacagagatcacaagtaggcagagaggcaggcagagagaggggcagagaggcagctccctgctgagcagagagcccgatgcgggactcgatcccagaaccccgagatcatgacctgagccgaaggcagcggcttaacccactgagccacccaggctccaacCTTTAAAGGGCGGTCTGCCTCCCGAAATCCTTGAGAAGCCTGCTCCAGCCTCCCCTTGGCCCCGTGCCTGCCCGCCGTGGGTCCCCAGGCTGGGCAGGGTGGGGTCAGGGAGACTCTGCTGCCTGTGTGCCCCCCACCTGTGTTTGGCCATCCTACCCCCAGCTGAGGTGGTGATGGTTCCGACTTCGTGGACCTTTTTGGGTGGGGAGAGCatcccccagccccgccctgccCTGAGGGATGGGAAGGGGCCTTCGCTGGGTGCTGCCCTGCCCGGGAACGCCCCAGTGCACCTCCAAAAACTCAATGCCTTCTCCCAGGGTCCCCAGCTACTGGGCTAGAGATCCAGGGAAGGGTCTCCATTTTCACCTCGAGCCCAGGCCCCAGAGTCGGCAACTGGAGGAGCACAGTTCCCAGCAGGGCCTGACCTCCCTTTACCCTGGCCCTGGGGATGGGGACCCCACTGTGGGGTCCCAGTCTCGAGGGCACAGGGAGTGGAAGGGCTGGGGACCTGGGACAGTCAAAGTGCGTGCCCAAAGTCAGGGTTGAGTCTGATGATGTCAGGatgcggcggggggtgggggacaccctGGCTTCTGCTCCACATCCTTGGGCAGACCCTGCCCCTCTGAAACCCTCTTTAGAGGTACAGACTCTGCCCGCAGATCCACTTGGGTCCACACACGTGCGTGGGTTTCCGCATCCGAAGCTGTTTAAGGGCGCTCGCTACAGAACCTGGTGGGGTAGGGTGGGAGTTGCCTTGGCGCACCGTTCTGGTGACTGGGGTGTGCAGGAGGTCCAGGGgctgcgggggctgggggggacaGGGGGCCCAGGCGCAGCTCTGGGACGGAGGTACAGCATCCTGGCGGGGCCAGGCGTGGGGATGGCCCTCTCCACCTCAGCCATAGCTGTGGGGGCTGCTGGGGTCCATAGGGGCTGAGTCCCGTGGGCCGGCTGACCCAACCAGCTGCCATAGGCGGTGGCTGAGGTTCTGCACTTGGCAggtgcccagcacacagcccaCCCGCAGGAGCTGGGCTCGGGACCTGCGGGGGCCCAGGTGCCGGGGGGGGCCGCCCCGGAGAGGCCGCCCCAGAGCGGGGGCTTGGCTGGCGCTCTTCTCCGGATGCAGGGCCTGCTGTAGCCTCCAGACCACACGTCGAGGTGTGGGGTGACGAAGCTTCACGCCACTGGAAGGGGTCCTGGCTGGGGGCGCCCTGCAGAGGGGGATGGAGGAAGTAAACCTGGCGGCCCAACTTTTCTGAGACCCCCACACCCACCAGCTCTCCCCTCCACGCAGGCCTGGGGTCATGGGCAGGGGAAGCCCAGTTTCCCCAGCAGCCTGGAGCGCGGCCAGGGGAAGCCCACAGCACCCctccacgcacacacacagcctgGAGCCCGGCCAGGGGAAGCCCACGGTCCCTCGGGAGCTCTGGGCTTGGGTCCTGTCTCCCAGCCACCTCAGCAGCCCGGGTCACAAGGTCATTCACCTGTGCAGGGCACATGCCTCCCTGGGCAAAGGGCAGTGCTAGCCTTTATGGGCCACTGTGTTCATGACCCGCATGACCGCCCACCTTCCCAGCCCTCCTCTCGGGGGTTGGGGAAAGGTGGGCAGTCCTGGGGAtccctccagcctcccctctcTTAGCCAACCTCTCCTTGAGAGGGTTGCTCTACCAACGGGGTAAGGGAGCGCCCTTACTCTAGAAGGGAGGGACACAGAGGGGCCTCTTGCCCTGCTCAAGATTTGCTGAAGGCTTGTTTTCTGGCCCTTGATTTGGGAGGTAAGCCCTAGCAGCAGGTGGGGGGTTTCCCCaatggagtgggaggaggggggttccGGGGAGGGTGATGGAGGGTCCATGCCGGGGCATtcttgtttccttccctgtgggCTGCGGTTTGGGCTGGTGCGAACCCCACTCACCTGGGCGGGGCAGGCCGCTGGGTCCTGCCTGGGCTGCGGGGCAGGGTGCCTGGGAACAGCAGGTAGAGGAGGCTGATGCAACCGAAGGCAACAGTCAGGAGCCGGGCCATGGCGGGCGGGGCTGGAGGGAGTGTGAGCCAGGCAGGTGTGGGGGACTGATGGCCCTCACCTCCGCCACCCCTTTCCCCAGCCCCGCTGGGAAGCCCTGGTGACCAGGCGCACAGGCGTGGGGACTGGCAAGCTCCTACCTGAGTCCGGTCAGTGGCCAAAAGGGATCAGGAGAGAAGGAGCCGGTGGGTTTGGTGTTGGCTGGtcagggagcacctggcaggTGGGGAACCTCCCCAGTCAGTGTGTGGTCTGCGGTTGGTGGGTTGGTCTGGGGCTTGCCTGGGACCCGGCCTCAGCACCTCACGAACTAAATAGTTTTTCCAGGAGGAGGCGGAGCCGGATGCCccagctgggcaggaagcccggCCCTCCAGCTCCCTACTCCTGCCCAGCCCGTTGGGCAGCATGGAGGGTGCAGACAAGGGGGCAGACTGACAGAAGCCCCATCCCGCTGGGAAGGGCTTCGACTGGCCAGGGCCCCCACGGCGACCAGCCTCTGGTGCTGTCTGGTGGAGAGGACTGTTCGGGAGCCTGGGGATCTCGCCCATGGAAGGAGTGGGTGTGTGTGCCCTGCCTGGCGGCCTGGGGATCTGGCTAGAATCACAGGAGTGGACAACAGCACTCTAGCTGGTCAGTTCCGCACCAAGGTGATTTGGAGATCCTCCCTCCAGACGCCCCACAGCTGTGTTCTGAAAAACCCCCACCCTCTTTCCCTATTACTGAAGTAGTAAATGGGTTTTGTATGAAATTTAAACATTGCCTTTCTCTTCTGCACACTAGTGTGTTATGCGGGGGGccggtggtggtgtgtgtgttaCACAGTGTTTGTGAGTAAAAACATACGTATGTAAAGAGAGAGACCTCCAGGCCCTCCTCCTGTATGTGGGtgttctgtaactttttttttttttaagattttatttatttatttgacagagatcacaagtaggcagagaagaaggaaagcaggctccccgctgagcagagagcctgacgtggggctcgatcccaggaccctgagatcatgacctgagccaaaggcagaggcttcacccactgagctacgcaggtgcccctgttctgtaACTTCTTAATTGATCTTTTATTAATGAAGAATTAGGCGATGTCTGGTCTTTTCAAGAGCAAGAACCCTTCTGTTAGGAGCTCAGAGAAGTGTCTAGGATCCTTTCCTAGGAGGGGAAATTCTGCTCGAAGGTGAAGGTGTGTTTGTGTTGACAGATAGTGCCAAGCTGTTCTCCACAAAACTTGTGCTGTCCACTCAACTTATGATGGGCGTGGTGTTGGCCGTTCTTTGGGCCTTTGTCAATCTGAGAAGGgacagttaccccatcccccccccccagatgTTTCTTTGATCATCAGAGCGTCTCTGCGTCCattcccatttcctcctctgtcttAGCTGCTCCAGTCCTACTGCCTCTGTCAAGTCGCCACGGATGATGTGGtcactctctgtgcctcctgctgCGTCCACTGCGGgagctcagtaaacatttgctgGGTGAATAAATCGACAAGTGTTGAACGCATGGCGTGTTGGAGAGTTTGGTTTACATCCTGAAGAAGGTAGGGAAGCATCAGCAGCCattctgcttatttatttatttatttttgccacctgggggaggagagagtgaaACCATCACCATTACAGTAGAAAAGTGCCATAGGGCAGGAGGGGTTCCTAGGGGCAAGCAGATGGGTCTGAGAGAAACTGAGTGACACTGGGGGCAGGCAAAGAGGGTAGGCCCTTCCATTTGCCGAAACAGGAAGCCCCTAGTGAGATAGGGTGGGTTTGGCCGCCTGGGGTCATCCTGGCAGAGGGGTCTGGCTGCCCTCTAGCCTCGTGGGCCTGGGGCTGAAGAGAGAGCAGAGCTGGATGGAACACAAGTCTGGGGGTTTCATAAATGGCAAGACTCTGGGAGGTGAGAGGTGTGGTGAGCTCTGCCCCCAGACAGCGCAGAAAGAGGACAGAAGCCACATGCTAGCTCTGGAGGGACAACCCGGGAAGGGGGGAGCAGAGGACCCCGGGAcagccagccccttccccacaATCTGTCCGCTGCAGTCTGCCATCTTTCCAAAACTCAGAGGTGATCGTACCACTCACtcctccaagaaagaaaaaattagatcAAAATTCCTAGCCTCTGGGAGATTTTTTTAATCCAGGA
Protein-coding regions in this window:
- the ADM2 gene encoding protein ADM2, whose amino-acid sequence is MARLLTVAFGCISLLYLLFPGTLPRSPGRTQRPAPPRAPPARTPSSGVKLRHPTPRRVVWRLQQALHPEKSASQAPALGRPLRGGPPRHLGPRRSRAQLLRVGCVLGTCQVQNLSHRLWQLVGSAGPRDSAPMDPSSPHSYG